A region from the Arachis ipaensis cultivar K30076 chromosome B01, Araip1.1, whole genome shotgun sequence genome encodes:
- the LOC107607194 gene encoding protein FAR1-RELATED SEQUENCE 5-like produces the protein MDFSSFFDSEGEDSFGSASDDGRGRYSASDDDYDDDENLECNEAHEGGENSEGGADDRNGTGDADDASEGGLRQPVGANDFLGKEFATEEDAYAAYKEFAKIRGFGVRKGDVARVDGVLIRRDFFCHRQGTRHAKHYDRPERVREERLESRTDCKAKLKIYYDMQHSVWRVRTIVDEHNHELAPAVFARLLPSHRKMSDGDKAQVDSFKQFGIPTSKIMAYMAGQSGGYGMLRFTKRDLYNYVHGQRVARICDGDAAATISYLEGKANADMRTVARYTRTSDNRLGSLIWADGEMMMDYQLFGDVLAFDSTYRSNNYRKPLVVFSGTNHHKQTSIFGFALLEDEEVRAYRWVLMNLLDVMGQKMPCVVVTNGDKAMRSAIAEVMPTVTHRLCGWHLEKNCVQRVKEAEFRKVFRKAIYANFEICEFEEYWKASVESLGLHDNTWVKSTYESRHSWATAYLRGTFCAGYRTTSRCEGINAFIKGFLKSTDSILELVHSLDRVVKNYRNNEITAQFYSTYYSPVLTTSLDSIERFASKVYTRAVFREVKKQIKAVATLLFRGKDSISTTTVYTFSRMGKPNRKHKVLFDPNEEKIECECSMWNSEGIPCSHIFCAMKYEGLEEIPPGLILRRWCKDAKDCRSTQVDNKDGPEGRLLRYGALFGAMSLVAQLGAEDAAEFVVARDGIASLIETLQRRHFDKVGSKLGLSPLSQIKDPVVSKTKGAPRKGRS, from the coding sequence ATGGATTTCAGCAGTTTCTTTGATAGTGAGGGTGAAGACTCATTTGGGAGTGCCTCTGATGATGGTCGCGGACGTTATAGTGCGAGTGATGATGACTATGATGACGACGAGAACCTCGAGTGCAATGAGGCCCACGAAGGCGGGGAAAATAGTGAAGGCGGGGCCGATGATCGTAATGGGACGGGTGATGCAGATGATGCATCAGAGGGTGGTCTCCGCCAGCCGGTCGGGGCGAATGACTTCTTGGGAAAAGAGTTTGCAACGGAGGAGGATGCCTATGCTGCCTACAAGGAATTTGCTAAAATAAGGGGTTTTGGAGTACGGAAGGGAGATGTGGCTCGTGTGGATGGGGTGTTGATTAGGCGAGATTTTTTCTGCCATCGACAAGGTACAAGACATGCTAAGCACTACGACCGTCCTGAGCGAGTAAGGGAGGAGAGGTTGGAGAGTCGCACAGACTGTAAGGCCAAGTTGAAGATTTACTATGATATGCAGCATAGTGTATGGAGGGTCAGGACCATCGTCGACGAACACAACCACGAGCTTGCTCCAGCAGTGTTCGCACGTCTCCTTCCTAGTCATCGGAAGATGAGTGACGGTGACAAGGCACAGGTGGATAGTTTCAAGCAGTTTGGGATCCCCACGTCGAAGATAATGGCTTACATGGCGGGACAGTCTGGTGGGTATGGCATGCTCCGATTTACGAAACGGGATCTGTATAATTATGTCCATGGGCAAAGGGTTGCGCGAATATGCGACGGCGACGCTGCGGCGACTATCAGTTACTTGGAGGGAAAGGCAAATGCTGACATGAGGACGGTGGCCCGATACACACGGACGTCGGACAATCGTCTGGGTAGCCTAATCTGGGCTGACGGTGAGATGATGATGGATTATCAGCTATTTGGTGACGTGTTGGCTTTTGATTCGACGTACCGATCTAACAATTATAGGAAACCATTGGTGGTTTTCTCTGGGACAAATCACCACAAACAGACTTCGATATTTGGGTTCGCGTTGCTGGAGGATGAAGAGGTCCGCGCTTATAGGTGGGTGTTAATGAACCTGCTCGATGTCATGGGGCAGAAGATGCCTTGTGTAGTGGTTACCAACGGAGACAAGGCGATGCGCTCTGCAATTGCGGAGGTGATGCCGACGGTGACACATAGACTCTGTGGTTGGCACCTGGAGAAGAATTGCGTGCAACGGGTGAAAGAAGCAGAATTTCGCAAGGTGTTTCGGAAAGCGATTTATGCAAACTTTGAAATCTGCGAGTTTGAGGAGTATTGGAAGGCATCGGTCGAGTCGCTTGGCCTACATGATAACACTTGGGTTAAGTCCACGTATGAAAGTAGACATAGTTGGGCAACAGCGTACCTTAGGGGAACTTTTTGTGCGGGATATAGAACGACCTCTAGATGTGAAGGGATAAATGCTTTCATTAAGGGTTTCCTTAAATCAACCGATAGCATTTTGGAACTTGTGCATAGTTTGGATCGGGTTGTAAAGAACTACCGGAATAATGAAATAACAGCCCAATTCTACTCCACGTACTACAGTCCAGTGCTGACCACCAGCCTTGATTCGATCGAGCGGTTTGCATCGAAGGTGTATACAAGAGCAGTGTTTAGAGAAGTGAAGAAACAAATCAAGGCTGTGGCCACGCTATTGTTTCGGGGGAAGGATAGCATCAGCACGACAACTGTGTACACATTCTCGCGGATGGGGAAACCCAACAGAAAACACAAGGTATTGTTTGACCCGAACGAGGAAAAAATAGAGTGTGAGTGTTCCATGTGGAACAGTGAAGGGATTCCATGTAGCCATATCTTCTGTGCGATGAAGTACGAGGGTTTGGAAGAAATCCCGCCCGGTCTTATTCTAAGAAGATGGTGCAAGGATGCGAAGGATTGTAGATCCACCCAGGTTGATAATAAAGACGGCCCTGAAGGCCGCTTGCTGCGATACGGTGCCCTTTTTGGGGCAATGAGTTTAGTTGCGCAACTTGGGGCCGAAGATGCTGCAGAGTTTGTTGTGGCTAGGGATGGGATTGCCAGTCTAATCGAAACCCTTCAGCGGAGACACTTTGACAAGGTTGGGAGCAAACTTGGTCTATCGCCGTTATCCCAGATCAAGGACCCCGTTGTATCAAAGACAAAGGGGGCACCGAGGAAGGGAAGGAGTTAG
- the LOC107630649 gene encoding uncharacterized protein LOC107630649 isoform X3, whose protein sequence is MFGTAPLTSTRLSTGQQPGDSPLQPYDDPIPSQLHTGGTSAVSCARKSTKQTPFAGPLAGIDGSLFSAASCGSSCGAYRHDCSPVAETVVSTVSGMRYDMKLLSEVVSRHEAVMAEIRAAITDLGGLKSLLQVTSASERCCGWCKCSRLRNLSESQGRPVRGQKPGNRHGSGKMHKARPETIRPVIDTMFSVDHIVGTTRRNKFRRLSPLPSPNAASAKRSAEVVDLTSDTVADSYPLGRDSKVQRLVYGGAGGHPRLEQPAIPDDVVNLGSLLRMKVERIPQIMNLVFRPTDAMNLSRHELAVATYIFSEDLPKGEILIDVGDCICSRGALLTLVPKCEVVDDVLNAVVRMLTTSAERHCWFLPTSLMQAAIDGRSMTSGNITSIRNKYMRSKVDRVSRIYQPMWCDQHWYLMIIDVPRRKLIYLDSLRDPNEADARKTGMLRVALYLEGVTLGKSWLSAEGALRPRFSAFDFEEPDIPQQERNSMDCGVWVAQWMIREHLWKDYGVQHVNSARRMRLAVDLVLKSHNEIAHEVVTKAFAHWETKST, encoded by the exons ATGTTCGGGACCGCTCCGTT GACTTCCACCCGCCTCTCTACTGGGCAGCAACCAGGTGACAGCCCTTTGCAGCCGTACGATGATCCCATTCCGTCGCAGCTCCACACCGGTGGGACATCCGCTGTGTCTTGTGCCCGAAAAAGCACAAAACAAACCCCTTTCGC GGGTCCGCTAGCGGGCATTGATGGTTCTCTCTTCTCAGCTGCAAGTTGTGGCTCTTCCTGCGGGGCATACCGCCAT GATTGCAGTCCCGTTGCAGAGACCGTCGTTAGTACGGTCTCCGGTATGCGGTACGATATGAAATTATTGTCAGAGGTTGTTTCCCGCCATGAAGCGGTTATGGCGGAAATCAGAGCTGCGATCACTGACCTGGGTGGATTGAAGTCCTTACTTCAGGTAACATCAGCATCGGAGAGGTGTTGTGGTTGGTGCAAGTGCAGCCGGTTGAGAAATTTGTCGGAAAGCCAAGGAAGGCCAGTGAGAGGTCAGAAACCGGGGAACCGACATGGATCCGGTAAAATGCACAAGGCTCGGCCCGAAACAATCCGACCAGTGATCGACACCATGTTCAGTGTCGACCACATTGTGGGTACCACGAGGAGAAACAAGTTCCGTAGGTTATCACCCCTTCCAAGTCCAAATGCCGCATCTGCAAAGCGGTCAGCTGAAGTG GTGGATTTGACCTCTGACACGGTCGCCGACTCGTACCCATTGGGCCGGGATTCCAAAGTCCAACGTTTGGTTTATGGCGGAGCCGGAGGTCATCCCCGCCTCGAGCAGCCGGCTATTCCCGATGATGTGGTGAACTTAGGCAGTCTGCTGAGAATGAAAGTTGAGCGAATCCCGCAG ATAATGAACCTTGTCTTCCGTCCTACTGACGCGATGAATCTTTCCAGACATGAGTTGGCCGTCGCAACCTACATCTTTAGTGAAGACCTTCCGAAGGG GGAGATTCTGATCGACGTCGGCGACTGTATATGTAGCAGGGGAGCGCTCCTTACCCTTGTTCCAAAATGTGAGGTCGTGGATGAT GTCCTGAATGCTGTGGTTCGCATGCTCACAACTTCTGCCGAGCGACACTGTTGGTTCCTACCCACAAGCCTTATG CAAGCTGCAATTGACGGTCGTTCCATGACGTCCGGGAACATCACCTCCATACGTAACAAGTACATGCGGAGCAAGGTGGATCGTGTTAGCCGG ATTTATCAGCCGATGTGGTGTGACCAGCACTGGTACCTTATGATTATCGACGTGCCGCGGAGGAAGTTGATATATCTGGATTCACTTCGCGACCCGAATGAAGCCGATGCAAGGAAAACAGGGATGCTTCGAGTG GCACTGTATCTCGAGGGAGTGACGTTAGGCAAGTCGTGGCTATCGGCCGAGGGGGCACTGCGTCCTAGGTTTTCGGCGTTTGACTTTGAAGAGCCGGATATCCCTCAACAAGAGCGGAACTC GATGGACTGCGGTGTATGGGTCGCCCAATGGATGATACGAGAACACTTATGGAAAGATTATGGAGTACAG CATGTGAATAGTGCGAGGCGGATGCGATTGGCAGTCGATTTAGTGCTGAAGTCACACAACGAAATTGCACACGAGGTGGTCACAAAGGCGTTCGCACACTGGGAGACAAAGTCAACTTAG
- the LOC107630649 gene encoding uncharacterized protein LOC107630649 isoform X1 encodes MVRDHFRQPIRRCIWRTLATPSFPEDCTTCVAIGLFLNPARWSNCSGSVFPTNPPFPNRFAIVIRPFIPLRRDVKLIPLDRLSDVRDRSVVMTSTRLSTGQQPGDSPLQPYDDPIPSQLHTGGTSAVSCARKSTKQTPFAGPLAGIDGSLFSAASCGSSCGAYRHDCSPVAETVVSTVSGMRYDMKLLSEVVSRHEAVMAEIRAAITDLGGLKSLLQVTSASERCCGWCKCSRLRNLSESQGRPVRGQKPGNRHGSGKMHKARPETIRPVIDTMFSVDHIVGTTRRNKFRRLSPLPSPNAASAKRSAEVVDLTSDTVADSYPLGRDSKVQRLVYGGAGGHPRLEQPAIPDDVVNLGSLLRMKVERIPQIMNLVFRPTDAMNLSRHELAVATYIFSEDLPKGEILIDVGDCICSRGALLTLVPKCEVVDDVLNAVVRMLTTSAERHCWFLPTSLMQAAIDGRSMTSGNITSIRNKYMRSKVDRVSRIYQPMWCDQHWYLMIIDVPRRKLIYLDSLRDPNEADARKTGMLRVALYLEGVTLGKSWLSAEGALRPRFSAFDFEEPDIPQQERNSMDCGVWVAQWMIREHLWKDYGVQHVNSARRMRLAVDLVLKSHNEIAHEVVTKAFAHWETKST; translated from the exons ATGGTCCGCGACCATTTCCGCCAGCCTATACGCCGGTGTATCTGGCGAACCCTAGCGACGCCTTCTTTTCCCGAGGATTGCACCACCTGCGTAGCCATCGGGTTATTCCTGAACCCCGCCCGGTGGAGTAATTGTTCGGGCTCTGTTTTCCCAACCAACCCTCCATTCCCCAACCGTTTCGCCATTGTCATCCGTCCATTCATCCCTCTCCGTCGCGATGTAAAGCTCATTCCTCTCGATAGACTGTCTGATGTTCGGGACCGCTCCGTTGTAAT GACTTCCACCCGCCTCTCTACTGGGCAGCAACCAGGTGACAGCCCTTTGCAGCCGTACGATGATCCCATTCCGTCGCAGCTCCACACCGGTGGGACATCCGCTGTGTCTTGTGCCCGAAAAAGCACAAAACAAACCCCTTTCGC GGGTCCGCTAGCGGGCATTGATGGTTCTCTCTTCTCAGCTGCAAGTTGTGGCTCTTCCTGCGGGGCATACCGCCAT GATTGCAGTCCCGTTGCAGAGACCGTCGTTAGTACGGTCTCCGGTATGCGGTACGATATGAAATTATTGTCAGAGGTTGTTTCCCGCCATGAAGCGGTTATGGCGGAAATCAGAGCTGCGATCACTGACCTGGGTGGATTGAAGTCCTTACTTCAGGTAACATCAGCATCGGAGAGGTGTTGTGGTTGGTGCAAGTGCAGCCGGTTGAGAAATTTGTCGGAAAGCCAAGGAAGGCCAGTGAGAGGTCAGAAACCGGGGAACCGACATGGATCCGGTAAAATGCACAAGGCTCGGCCCGAAACAATCCGACCAGTGATCGACACCATGTTCAGTGTCGACCACATTGTGGGTACCACGAGGAGAAACAAGTTCCGTAGGTTATCACCCCTTCCAAGTCCAAATGCCGCATCTGCAAAGCGGTCAGCTGAAGTG GTGGATTTGACCTCTGACACGGTCGCCGACTCGTACCCATTGGGCCGGGATTCCAAAGTCCAACGTTTGGTTTATGGCGGAGCCGGAGGTCATCCCCGCCTCGAGCAGCCGGCTATTCCCGATGATGTGGTGAACTTAGGCAGTCTGCTGAGAATGAAAGTTGAGCGAATCCCGCAG ATAATGAACCTTGTCTTCCGTCCTACTGACGCGATGAATCTTTCCAGACATGAGTTGGCCGTCGCAACCTACATCTTTAGTGAAGACCTTCCGAAGGG GGAGATTCTGATCGACGTCGGCGACTGTATATGTAGCAGGGGAGCGCTCCTTACCCTTGTTCCAAAATGTGAGGTCGTGGATGAT GTCCTGAATGCTGTGGTTCGCATGCTCACAACTTCTGCCGAGCGACACTGTTGGTTCCTACCCACAAGCCTTATG CAAGCTGCAATTGACGGTCGTTCCATGACGTCCGGGAACATCACCTCCATACGTAACAAGTACATGCGGAGCAAGGTGGATCGTGTTAGCCGG ATTTATCAGCCGATGTGGTGTGACCAGCACTGGTACCTTATGATTATCGACGTGCCGCGGAGGAAGTTGATATATCTGGATTCACTTCGCGACCCGAATGAAGCCGATGCAAGGAAAACAGGGATGCTTCGAGTG GCACTGTATCTCGAGGGAGTGACGTTAGGCAAGTCGTGGCTATCGGCCGAGGGGGCACTGCGTCCTAGGTTTTCGGCGTTTGACTTTGAAGAGCCGGATATCCCTCAACAAGAGCGGAACTC GATGGACTGCGGTGTATGGGTCGCCCAATGGATGATACGAGAACACTTATGGAAAGATTATGGAGTACAG CATGTGAATAGTGCGAGGCGGATGCGATTGGCAGTCGATTTAGTGCTGAAGTCACACAACGAAATTGCACACGAGGTGGTCACAAAGGCGTTCGCACACTGGGAGACAAAGTCAACTTAG
- the LOC107630649 gene encoding uncharacterized protein LOC107630649 isoform X2, whose amino-acid sequence MVRDHFRQPIRRCIWRTLATPSFPEDCTTCVAIGLFLNPARWSNCSGSVFPTNPPFPNRFAIVIRPFIPLRRDVKLIPLDRLSDVRDRSVVMTSTRLSTGQQPGDSPLQPYDDPIPSQLHTGGTSAVSCARKSTKQTPFAGPLAGIDGSLFSAASCGSSCGAYRHDCSPVAETVVSTVSGMRYDMKLLSEVVSRHEAVMAEIRAAITDLGGLKSLLQVTSASERCCGWCKCSRLRNLSESQGRPVRGQKPGNRHGSGKMHKARPETIRPVIDTMFSVDHIVGTTRRNKFRRLSPLPSPNAASAKRSAEVVDLTSDTVADSYPLGRDSKVQRLVYGGAGGHPRLEQPAIPDDVVNLGSLLRMKVERIPQIMNLVFRPTDAMNLSRHELAVATYIFSEDLPKGEILIDVGDCICSRGALLTLVPKCEVVDDVLNAVVRMLTTSAERHCWFLPTSLMQAAIDGRSMTSGNITSIRNKYMRSKVDRVSRIYQPMWCDQHWYLMIIDVPRRKLIYLDSLRDPNEADARKTGMLRVALYLEGVTLGKSWLSAEGALRPRFSAFDFEEPDIPQQERNSLILTGLLK is encoded by the exons ATGGTCCGCGACCATTTCCGCCAGCCTATACGCCGGTGTATCTGGCGAACCCTAGCGACGCCTTCTTTTCCCGAGGATTGCACCACCTGCGTAGCCATCGGGTTATTCCTGAACCCCGCCCGGTGGAGTAATTGTTCGGGCTCTGTTTTCCCAACCAACCCTCCATTCCCCAACCGTTTCGCCATTGTCATCCGTCCATTCATCCCTCTCCGTCGCGATGTAAAGCTCATTCCTCTCGATAGACTGTCTGATGTTCGGGACCGCTCCGTTGTAAT GACTTCCACCCGCCTCTCTACTGGGCAGCAACCAGGTGACAGCCCTTTGCAGCCGTACGATGATCCCATTCCGTCGCAGCTCCACACCGGTGGGACATCCGCTGTGTCTTGTGCCCGAAAAAGCACAAAACAAACCCCTTTCGC GGGTCCGCTAGCGGGCATTGATGGTTCTCTCTTCTCAGCTGCAAGTTGTGGCTCTTCCTGCGGGGCATACCGCCAT GATTGCAGTCCCGTTGCAGAGACCGTCGTTAGTACGGTCTCCGGTATGCGGTACGATATGAAATTATTGTCAGAGGTTGTTTCCCGCCATGAAGCGGTTATGGCGGAAATCAGAGCTGCGATCACTGACCTGGGTGGATTGAAGTCCTTACTTCAGGTAACATCAGCATCGGAGAGGTGTTGTGGTTGGTGCAAGTGCAGCCGGTTGAGAAATTTGTCGGAAAGCCAAGGAAGGCCAGTGAGAGGTCAGAAACCGGGGAACCGACATGGATCCGGTAAAATGCACAAGGCTCGGCCCGAAACAATCCGACCAGTGATCGACACCATGTTCAGTGTCGACCACATTGTGGGTACCACGAGGAGAAACAAGTTCCGTAGGTTATCACCCCTTCCAAGTCCAAATGCCGCATCTGCAAAGCGGTCAGCTGAAGTG GTGGATTTGACCTCTGACACGGTCGCCGACTCGTACCCATTGGGCCGGGATTCCAAAGTCCAACGTTTGGTTTATGGCGGAGCCGGAGGTCATCCCCGCCTCGAGCAGCCGGCTATTCCCGATGATGTGGTGAACTTAGGCAGTCTGCTGAGAATGAAAGTTGAGCGAATCCCGCAG ATAATGAACCTTGTCTTCCGTCCTACTGACGCGATGAATCTTTCCAGACATGAGTTGGCCGTCGCAACCTACATCTTTAGTGAAGACCTTCCGAAGGG GGAGATTCTGATCGACGTCGGCGACTGTATATGTAGCAGGGGAGCGCTCCTTACCCTTGTTCCAAAATGTGAGGTCGTGGATGAT GTCCTGAATGCTGTGGTTCGCATGCTCACAACTTCTGCCGAGCGACACTGTTGGTTCCTACCCACAAGCCTTATG CAAGCTGCAATTGACGGTCGTTCCATGACGTCCGGGAACATCACCTCCATACGTAACAAGTACATGCGGAGCAAGGTGGATCGTGTTAGCCGG ATTTATCAGCCGATGTGGTGTGACCAGCACTGGTACCTTATGATTATCGACGTGCCGCGGAGGAAGTTGATATATCTGGATTCACTTCGCGACCCGAATGAAGCCGATGCAAGGAAAACAGGGATGCTTCGAGTG GCACTGTATCTCGAGGGAGTGACGTTAGGCAAGTCGTGGCTATCGGCCGAGGGGGCACTGCGTCCTAGGTTTTCGGCGTTTGACTTTGAAGAGCCGGATATCCCTCAACAAGAGCGGAACTC TCTTATCCTTACCGGTTTGCTTAAATAG